A region of Campylobacter sp. MG1 DNA encodes the following proteins:
- a CDS encoding DUF493 domain-containing protein codes for MVNLEEIKADLKIEYPCNWSYKVILDKDDDINELVKKLDIKNAKIESSKSTSNYKSYNLSLEVPNEAYRLELFSALKKHSKFVL; via the coding sequence GTGGTCAATTTAGAAGAAATTAAAGCTGATTTAAAGATAGAATATCCTTGCAACTGGAGCTATAAAGTAATACTTGATAAAGATGATGATATAAATGAATTAGTAAAAAAGCTAGATATTAAAAATGCAAAAATTGAAAGTTCAAAATCTACAAGTAATTACAAAAGCTATAACCTAAGCCTAGAAGTGCCAAATGAAGCTTATAGATTAGAATTATTTTCTGCTCTTAAAAAGCATTCTAAATTTGTTTTATAA
- the ilvA gene encoding threonine ammonia-lyase translates to MIELSKIYEAQEKVYDVAIKTPFNHSRFLSNDKYNVWLKCENLQTIGAYKIRGAYNKISNLSEEQRKSGVVAASAGNHAQGVAFSAAKFNTNAYIVMPESTPITKVSSTADLGANIILKGNNFDEAYAYAKELEVKENLTFIHPFADPFVMAGQGTIFLELIEELKNISYIVVPIGGGGLISGIASAAKQINPRIKIIGVQSKGASAMTNSFSEGKIINSNKVKTIADGIAVRDVNESCFNIIKECVDDIVLVDDNEIANAVLFLLEQHKQVVEGAGAASVAAIMHNKIPNLNGNVVCILSGGNIDITMLNNIIEKGLMKSYRKMQICVTLIDKAGALLDLTKALKDAQANIIKVDYDRLGTDFGDANITITLETKGKAHQEEVSKILKEQGFIFKEIK, encoded by the coding sequence ATGATAGAACTTAGTAAGATATATGAAGCACAAGAAAAAGTATATGATGTAGCAATAAAAACCCCTTTTAATCATTCAAGATTTTTATCAAATGATAAATATAATGTGTGGTTAAAATGTGAAAACCTTCAAACAATAGGTGCTTATAAAATTAGGGGAGCTTATAATAAAATTTCAAATTTAAGTGAAGAACAAAGAAAATCAGGTGTTGTAGCTGCAAGTGCGGGAAATCATGCCCAAGGAGTGGCTTTTAGTGCTGCTAAATTTAACACAAATGCTTATATAGTTATGCCAGAATCAACACCAATTACAAAGGTTTCAAGTACTGCTGATTTAGGTGCTAATATTATATTAAAAGGTAATAATTTTGATGAAGCATATGCATATGCAAAAGAGCTTGAAGTTAAAGAAAATTTAACTTTTATACATCCATTTGCAGACCCATTCGTAATGGCAGGACAAGGGACCATATTTTTAGAATTAATTGAAGAATTGAAAAATATATCTTATATAGTAGTACCAATTGGTGGTGGTGGTTTGATTAGTGGAATTGCTAGTGCGGCTAAACAAATTAATCCTAGAATTAAGATAATCGGAGTGCAAAGCAAGGGTGCTAGTGCTATGACAAATAGTTTTAGTGAAGGAAAAATTATAAACTCAAATAAGGTTAAAACTATAGCCGATGGTATAGCTGTAAGAGATGTTAATGAAAGTTGCTTTAATATTATTAAAGAATGTGTTGATGATATTGTTTTAGTTGATGACAACGAAATAGCTAATGCTGTATTATTTTTATTAGAACAACACAAACAAGTGGTTGAAGGTGCAGGTGCAGCTAGTGTGGCAGCTATTATGCATAATAAAATTCCTAATTTAAATGGTAATGTAGTTTGTATTTTAAGTGGTGGAAATATAGATATTACAATGTTAAATAATATTATTGAAAAAGGTCTTATGAAAAGTTATAGAAAAATGCAAATATGCGTAACTTTAATTGATAAAGCTGGAGCATTACTTGATTTAACTAAGGCTTTAAAAGATGCACAAGCAAACATAATAAAAGTTGATTATGATAGATTAGGTACTGATTTTGGTGATGCAAATATTACAATTACACTTGAGACTAAAGGCAAAGCTCATCAAGAAGAAGTTAGTAAAATTCTTAAAGAACAAGGATTTATTTTCAAGGAGATAAAATGA
- the glyS gene encoding glycine--tRNA ligase subunit beta: MKKVLIEIGTEELPAIPFLKEEPNIIDKLSEILKYNNINFKDLNFLYTPRRFVFTFFTNETTDDSVIEIIGAPKEVAFKDGKITKAGISFCEKANISENEITFKLVKGKECLYYEKKEAGRNIRGLFTGILNDFLNSLNFGKSMRWGAYDFKFIRPVTSLCVMLDDELISASVFNINSENSTFVHRNITQDKVKFNTQADYYKVLTEGKVVLNPNDRKEIILSEIKNIEKLHNVNVELDEDLLREVIAITEYPSALLGSFDKEFLEVAPEVIITSMKENQRYFAVYSNNKLSNHFVTITNSFNPNLELIRKGNEKVLRARLSDALFFWRNDLKEGLKPELLNNTIYMQELGTIADKVKREEYIALKLAKIFAYSNEEFVKDAIKFSKADLRTQMVGEFPELQGVVGSYYVLKMGYSKEISIAIREQYLYDVLPSITLSEIVSLANKFDTLMALFSINKIPSGNKDPYALRRAALSILKIIISARVNFNIAEFLHSIKTIYADFDIQKLVTFINDRFNALYDVNPSFIEAVLKANNDKIVVIDDSIKALIHLQNDNDFTDKLSTFKRLANIIKDKKDLYCDETKLVDENEKSLYLAYKKISFGDNILENIENIFSLKPLIDNFFDNVMINVEDNDIKQNRLALVYTIYKHIASVADLKEVNFE, from the coding sequence ATGAAAAAAGTATTGATAGAAATAGGTACTGAGGAGTTACCAGCAATTCCATTTTTAAAGGAAGAGCCAAATATTATTGATAAATTAAGTGAAATTTTAAAATATAATAATATTAATTTTAAAGATTTAAATTTTTTATATACACCTAGAAGATTTGTTTTTACATTTTTTACTAATGAAACTACCGATGATAGTGTTATTGAAATAATAGGTGCACCAAAAGAAGTTGCATTTAAAGATGGAAAAATTACTAAAGCTGGAATTAGTTTTTGTGAAAAAGCAAATATAAGTGAGAATGAAATTACTTTTAAATTAGTTAAAGGTAAAGAATGTTTATATTATGAAAAAAAAGAAGCTGGTAGAAATATTAGAGGACTATTTACTGGTATTTTAAATGATTTTTTAAATTCACTTAATTTTGGTAAAAGTATGAGATGGGGTGCGTATGATTTTAAATTTATTCGTCCTGTGACTAGTCTTTGTGTAATGCTTGATGATGAATTAATTAGTGCTAGTGTGTTTAATATTAATAGTGAAAATTCTACATTTGTACATAGAAATATTACACAAGATAAGGTTAAATTTAATACTCAAGCTGATTATTATAAGGTTTTGACTGAAGGTAAAGTTGTCTTAAATCCAAACGATAGAAAAGAAATAATTTTAAGCGAAATTAAAAATATTGAAAAATTGCATAATGTTAATGTTGAATTAGATGAAGATTTGTTAAGAGAAGTTATAGCAATTACTGAATATCCTAGTGCTTTATTAGGTAGTTTTGATAAAGAATTTTTAGAGGTAGCACCTGAAGTTATAATTACTTCTATGAAAGAAAATCAAAGATATTTTGCAGTGTATAGCAATAATAAATTAAGTAATCATTTTGTAACAATTACAAATTCATTTAATCCAAATTTAGAGTTAATAAGAAAAGGTAATGAAAAAGTTTTAAGAGCAAGACTCAGTGATGCGTTATTTTTCTGGAGAAACGACTTAAAAGAAGGATTAAAGCCTGAACTATTAAACAATACAATTTATATGCAAGAATTAGGAACGATAGCTGATAAAGTTAAAAGAGAAGAGTATATAGCTCTTAAATTAGCAAAAATATTTGCATATAGTAATGAAGAATTTGTAAAAGATGCTATAAAATTTAGCAAGGCTGATTTAAGAACACAAATGGTTGGTGAATTCCCTGAATTGCAAGGAGTAGTCGGTTCATATTATGTTTTGAAAATGGGATATTCTAAAGAAATTTCTATAGCTATAAGAGAGCAGTATTTGTATGATGTTTTACCTAGTATTACATTGAGTGAAATTGTGTCTTTAGCTAATAAATTTGATACTTTAATGGCATTGTTTAGCATAAATAAAATTCCAAGTGGTAACAAAGACCCTTATGCTTTAAGAAGAGCAGCACTTAGTATTTTAAAAATAATAATATCAGCTAGGGTAAATTTTAATATAGCTGAATTTTTACATAGTATAAAAACTATTTATGCTGATTTTGATATACAAAAATTAGTTACATTTATTAATGATAGATTTAATGCTTTATATGATGTAAATCCATCATTTATAGAAGCAGTTTTAAAAGCTAATAATGATAAAATAGTAGTAATTGATGATAGTATTAAGGCATTGATACATTTGCAAAATGATAATGATTTTACAGATAAATTATCCACTTTTAAAAGGTTGGCTAATATTATTAAAGATAAAAAAGACTTATATTGTGATGAAACTAAACTTGTAGATGAAAATGAAAAATCTTTATATCTAGCTTATAAAAAAATCAGTTTTGGAGATAATATTTTAGAAAATATAGAAAATATTTTTTCATTAAAACCTTTAATTGATAATTTTTTTGATAATGTAATGATTAATGTTGAAGATAATGATATTAAACAAAATCGTTTAGCATTAGTTTATACAATTTATAAGCATATAGCAAGTGTTGCTGATCTAAAAGAGGTAAATTTTGAATAA
- a CDS encoding GGDEF domain-containing protein translates to MVKYEFLVLIDSILMFLARASVAIVFYIYGNNKVAGELIILAIYYLLFLLVLFIAKIVYKKIINKKISKKKLRHRVFNNLFLFKLYKKILQTEFIKVRHYALYLYQAEIIVSTIYFSYTLGWGYGFDLFIITLSSYFYLNLRKFSKYIFLFPAFYFLVYIIVYFTSDKVYNSEVELIVYIINGVFAISVIMITQLIIELGEVIRLVNKENREAHFKKITSFDYLTETYHKYSFLEIINANLEHSLEEDMITQASVVIIEINNLRRINESYTVELGNEILKEFAYTLKKNSENYDKYIVRWSGNEFLIFILNENQLVVRNFIDDIKNEAMKNSFGIRDTRIQILVGFSHTNNFDYQLDTLIADAYKELLAQK, encoded by the coding sequence GTGGTAAAATACGAATTTTTAGTTTTAATAGATAGTATTTTAATGTTTTTGGCTAGAGCTAGCGTTGCTATAGTTTTTTACATATATGGTAATAATAAAGTTGCTGGTGAACTTATTATTTTGGCTATTTATTATTTATTATTTTTGCTAGTTTTATTTATTGCTAAAATTGTTTATAAGAAAATAATAAATAAAAAAATATCTAAAAAAAAATTAAGACATAGGGTTTTTAATAATTTATTTTTGTTTAAATTATACAAGAAAATATTACAAACTGAATTTATAAAAGTAAGACATTATGCTTTGTATTTGTATCAAGCTGAAATTATAGTATCAACTATATATTTTTCATATACACTAGGTTGGGGATATGGCTTTGATTTATTTATAATTACACTTTCATCTTATTTTTATTTGAATCTTAGAAAATTTAGTAAATACATATTTTTATTCCCAGCATTTTATTTTCTAGTTTATATAATTGTGTATTTTACTAGTGATAAGGTTTATAATAGCGAAGTTGAATTAATTGTATATATAATAAATGGTGTTTTTGCTATTAGTGTTATAATGATTACTCAATTAATAATAGAATTAGGCGAAGTCATTAGATTAGTAAATAAAGAAAATAGAGAAGCTCATTTTAAAAAAATAACATCTTTTGATTATTTAACAGAAACTTATCATAAATATTCTTTTTTAGAAATTATTAATGCAAATTTAGAACATAGTTTAGAAGAAGATATGATAACTCAGGCAAGTGTTGTTATAATTGAGATAAATAATTTAAGAAGAATTAATGAAAGTTATACCGTTGAATTAGGAAATGAAATTTTAAAGGAATTTGCATATACATTAAAGAAAAATAGTGAAAATTATGATAAATACATTGTAAGGTGGAGTGGTAATGAATTTTTAATTTTTATACTTAATGAAAATCAGTTAGTTGTTAGAAATTTTATAGATGATATAAAAAATGAGGCTATGAAAAATAGTTTTGGTATAAGGGATACTAGGATTCAAATTTTAGTTGGATTTTCTCATACAAATAATTTTGATTATCAGCTAGATACATTAATAGCTGATGCTTATAAAGAATTGTTAGCACAAAAATAA
- a CDS encoding MFS transporter: protein MTKKLNKEEVKTLALSSLGGTLEFYDFIIFVFFAGYFQHHFFPLENEFWQEMNTYGAFAAAYLARPLGGVAMAHFGDKFGRKNMFMLSILLMVIPTFALAFIPTYETIGYAAPVLLLLVRIFQGMAIGGELPGAWVFVREHSEDSKKGLFIGLLTSSVVGGILLGSIVALIMTLNYTKAELSDWAWRIPFALGGVFGIVSIYLRRYLNETPVFQKMQKDSMLVKLPIKEVLNNYKFSIFISILITWVLTACVVVFVLLMPNFALKILKLEPVTNTLIQMFGIFSMMIGCISTGYLSDKFGISKICKIFALCWAIFGSFYFYEVYIHQNFNLFVVSYLLSCFFAGIMNFTPLIMLESFPAKIRYSGISFSYNLAYAIAGAITPPLLVFLNSKALEKSLLVYNLGGAIYIVFIAIIAFITAILVQKKM from the coding sequence ATGACAAAAAAATTAAACAAAGAGGAAGTAAAAACTCTAGCCTTAAGCTCACTTGGTGGGACACTTGAGTTTTATGACTTTATTATATTTGTATTTTTTGCTGGATATTTTCAACATCATTTTTTCCCGTTAGAAAATGAGTTTTGGCAAGAAATGAATACTTATGGGGCTTTTGCTGCTGCATATTTAGCTCGTCCATTAGGTGGAGTTGCTATGGCACATTTTGGGGATAAATTTGGTAGAAAAAATATGTTTATGTTAAGTATTTTGCTAATGGTGATACCTACTTTTGCATTAGCATTTATCCCAACTTATGAAACAATAGGTTATGCAGCACCTGTTTTACTTTTGCTAGTTCGTATTTTTCAAGGTATGGCAATAGGTGGAGAGCTACCTGGTGCTTGGGTTTTTGTAAGAGAACATAGTGAAGATAGTAAAAAAGGTCTATTTATAGGCTTATTAACTTCAAGCGTTGTTGGTGGAATTTTATTAGGTTCAATAGTTGCTTTGATAATGACTTTAAATTATACTAAGGCAGAGTTGAGTGATTGGGCATGGAGAATTCCATTTGCATTAGGTGGTGTTTTTGGTATTGTATCAATATACTTAAGAAGATATTTGAATGAAACTCCAGTATTTCAGAAAATGCAAAAAGATTCTATGCTAGTAAAATTACCTATTAAAGAAGTGCTTAATAATTATAAATTTAGTATTTTTATATCAATTTTAATAACTTGGGTATTAACTGCTTGTGTCGTTGTTTTTGTATTATTAATGCCAAATTTTGCGTTAAAGATTTTAAAATTAGAACCTGTTACAAATACTTTAATTCAAATGTTCGGAATATTTTCTATGATGATTGGTTGTATATCAACAGGATATTTGAGTGATAAATTTGGTATTAGTAAAATTTGCAAAATTTTTGCATTATGCTGGGCTATTTTCGGTAGTTTTTATTTTTATGAAGTTTACATTCATCAAAATTTTAATTTATTTGTAGTTTCATATTTATTATCGTGTTTTTTTGCTGGTATTATGAATTTTACTCCATTAATTATGTTAGAAAGTTTTCCAGCAAAAATTCGTTATAGTGGAATTAGTTTTAGTTATAATTTAGCTTATGCGATAGCTGGTGCTATTACACCACCTTTGTTAGTATTTTTAAATTCAAAAGCTTTAGAAAAAAGTTTATTAGTTTATAATTTAGGTGGGGCAATTTATATTGTATTTATAGCAATAATAGCATTTATTACAGCTATATTAGTTCAGAAAAAAATGTGA
- the moaC gene encoding cyclic pyranopterin monophosphate synthase MoaC, with amino-acid sequence MQLTHINEQNNPTMVDVSDKQITKRRALASGKITMNEEAFKAVLNGNAKKGAVINTAIVAAVMGAKQTSNLIPMCHPLPISKVEVDIEPIENEFAFRLNAVVITEGKTGVEMEALNAVSVGLLTIYDMVKAIDKTMVIDDIKLLEKDGGKSGQFRRN; translated from the coding sequence ATGCAACTTACACACATAAACGAGCAAAATAATCCTACTATGGTTGATGTTAGTGATAAACAAATTACTAAAAGAAGAGCTTTAGCAAGTGGCAAAATCACAATGAACGAAGAAGCTTTTAAAGCAGTTTTAAACGGAAATGCCAAAAAAGGAGCGGTAATAAATACAGCTATTGTTGCAGCTGTTATGGGAGCTAAACAAACATCAAATCTAATCCCAATGTGCCATCCACTACCAATTAGTAAAGTTGAAGTAGATATTGAACCAATTGAGAATGAATTTGCTTTTAGACTAAATGCAGTGGTAATCACCGAAGGAAAAACAGGTGTAGAAATGGAAGCATTAAATGCTGTTAGTGTAGGCTTATTAACGATTTATGATATGGTTAAAGCAATTGATAAAACAATGGTTATTGATGATATAAAATTATTAGAAAAAGACGGAGGCAAAAGTGGTCAATTTAGAAGAAATTAA
- a CDS encoding type II secretion system protein produces the protein MKKAFTMIELLVVMVVGAILSAIAVSKIHTSDVNDAARNLANDIRYTQYLSLNYDNYLVDDKIGSKDKASERNNAYLGKTIPPAVAPSSIVAYEDRLYARRYWSFNIVPSDRHDPSRNSNVKNEYQICSKRGVEDEAKIGNIRYSCRNMDAALYATDYLDETIRMDGDNRFDLNKTYGVKVEHSSSNGYFELYFDEFGVPVEHKVTSTGDALVEITSPVWIKLTKNKESALVCVAPYTGRVYISKSNNCNL, from the coding sequence ATGAAAAAAGCTTTTACTATGATTGAATTATTAGTTGTTATGGTTGTTGGTGCGATTTTAAGTGCTATTGCGGTATCTAAAATTCATACAAGTGATGTGAATGATGCAGCTAGAAATTTAGCTAATGATATTAGATATACTCAATATTTATCATTAAATTATGATAATTATTTAGTAGATGATAAAATAGGGAGTAAAGATAAAGCTAGTGAACGTAATAATGCATATTTAGGAAAAACTATACCTCCAGCAGTTGCACCATCTTCAATAGTTGCATATGAAGATAGATTATATGCTAGAAGGTATTGGAGCTTTAATATAGTTCCAAGTGATAGACATGATCCTTCTAGGAATTCAAATGTAAAAAATGAGTATCAAATATGTTCTAAAAGAGGTGTTGAAGATGAAGCCAAAATAGGGAATATTAGATATTCTTGTAGAAATATGGATGCTGCTCTTTATGCAACTGATTATTTAGATGAGACTATTAGGATGGATGGTGATAATAGATTTGATTTAAATAAAACTTATGGAGTTAAAGTAGAACATAGCTCATCTAATGGCTATTTTGAATTATATTTTGATGAATTTGGTGTTCCAGTAGAACATAAGGTTACTTCAACTGGTGATGCACTTGTAGAAATTACTAGCCCTGTGTGGATTAAATTAACAAAGAATAAAGAATCAGCTTTAGTTTGTGTAGCACCTTATACTGGTAGGGTTTATATTAGTAAAAGTAATAATTGTAATTTATAA
- a CDS encoding Na+/H+ antiporter NhaC family protein: MRFFFLLLFSIFAYASDEGAKNMELYGVLTLLPPLFAIFLAFITREVILSLFIGVFTGTLLLAFANFFDYETVKNIVDNKEQVAYVFSYKDTGFMDWVNLFLSSFSNIVKHVLDSMTDSGNAGVILQVFCIGGVVALITKMGGVNAIALALTRFVKGPVSAQVSTWMIGLCIFFDDYANSLTVGPIMRPIADKFRISREKLSFILDSTAAPVAGIAIISTWIGVEVGLIRTAYALIGINDVNAFGIFLETIPYRFYNIFMLIFVVLTAIQQREFGSMYIAEKNARAGIVSEAALDVGAELERELKPREDIAHKISDALIPILTLIISALLCFYFSGLSALEGEELAKVEENYFSLYALRTTFGEANSSLALFQAALFASVVAIILGLIRKKINHKEAIETWLHGWKSMIFTIAMLLFAWSLTAIVKQLGTPDYIVKLLADSTPHILLPSFIFLIGSAMSFAIGTSYGTMGILMPLAIPLAHAVGIHSGFDATELHHYIVVNISCVLTGAIFGNHCSPIADCVILSAMSAKCELSAHVKTQMPYALLVCAISVLFGYIPVSLGLNVYLTIILGIVMMSLALRIIGKKVG; this comes from the coding sequence ATGAGATTTTTTTTCTTATTATTGTTTAGCATTTTTGCTTATGCTTCCGATGAGGGTGCTAAAAATATGGAGCTTTATGGTGTTTTAACATTATTACCACCTTTATTTGCTATTTTTTTAGCTTTTATTACTCGTGAAGTTATTTTATCGTTATTTATAGGTGTCTTTACTGGAACACTTTTGTTGGCTTTTGCTAATTTTTTTGACTATGAAACAGTAAAAAATATAGTTGATAATAAAGAGCAAGTAGCTTATGTTTTTTCTTATAAAGATACTGGTTTTATGGACTGGGTTAATTTATTTTTGTCATCTTTCTCAAATATTGTAAAACATGTTTTAGATTCAATGACAGATAGTGGTAATGCAGGAGTAATTTTACAAGTATTTTGTATAGGTGGTGTAGTTGCACTGATTACAAAAATGGGTGGTGTAAATGCCATAGCACTTGCACTTACTCGCTTTGTAAAAGGCCCTGTTTCAGCACAAGTTAGTACTTGGATGATTGGGCTTTGTATTTTCTTTGATGATTATGCAAATAGTTTAACTGTTGGTCCTATTATGAGACCTATTGCTGATAAATTTAGAATTTCTCGTGAAAAATTAAGCTTTATTTTAGATAGCACCGCTGCACCTGTTGCAGGAATTGCAATAATATCTACTTGGATAGGTGTAGAAGTAGGATTAATTAGAACAGCTTATGCTTTAATAGGGATTAATGATGTAAATGCTTTTGGAATTTTTTTAGAAACAATTCCTTATAGATTTTATAATATTTTTATGCTAATTTTTGTTGTTTTAACAGCTATTCAGCAAAGAGAATTTGGCTCAATGTATATAGCTGAAAAAAACGCTCGTGCTGGAATAGTAAGCGAAGCTGCACTTGATGTTGGGGCTGAACTTGAGCGTGAATTAAAACCTAGAGAAGATATTGCTCATAAAATTAGTGATGCTTTAATTCCTATATTAACACTTATTATATCAGCACTTTTATGTTTTTATTTTAGTGGGCTTAGTGCTTTAGAAGGTGAAGAACTAGCTAAGGTAGAAGAAAATTATTTTTCTCTTTATGCATTAAGAACAACATTTGGCGAAGCAAATTCAAGTCTTGCATTATTCCAAGCTGCGTTATTTGCTAGTGTAGTAGCAATTATTTTAGGTTTAATTCGTAAAAAAATTAATCACAAAGAAGCAATAGAAACTTGGTTGCATGGTTGGAAAAGTATGATATTTACAATAGCAATGTTGCTTTTTGCTTGGAGTCTTACAGCTATAGTAAAACAATTAGGAACTCCTGATTATATAGTAAAATTATTAGCAGATTCTACTCCACATATTTTATTACCTAGCTTTATTTTCTTAATCGGTTCAGCTATGAGTTTTGCAATAGGAACAAGCTATGGAACTATGGGTATTTTAATGCCTTTAGCAATTCCTTTAGCACACGCAGTAGGAATTCACTCAGGTTTTGATGCTACTGAACTTCATCATTATATAGTTGTTAATATATCTTGTGTTCTAACAGGTGCGATTTTTGGTAATCACTGTTCTCCGATAGCAGATTGTGTTATTTTAAGTGCAATGAGTGCTAAATGTGAGCTTTCAGCCCATGTAAAAACTCAAATGCCTTATGCACTTTTAGTATGTGCTATATCAGTTTTATTCGGATATATTCCAGTAAGTCTTGGTTTAAATGTGTATTTAACCATAATTTTAGGAATAGTTATGATGAGTTTAGCACTTCGCATAATAGGAAAAAAAGTTGGATAA
- a CDS encoding tRNA (uridine(54)-C5)-methyltransferase TrmA gives MDKFELTCKEFQIPCEKIYKDGLRTRVNFALYRNNEKIYYAMFENGKITIEFNTDFICESIENMMPNVLKKLPKNYQEKLFEIRFFSTSSSMNILFLYHKNISDLDPKILYDVLTNLTDLKLNIVLQARNQRKCYPNDILEHFSNGIKYKFNDECFIQPSLIMNENMLNFAKKCLENKPCDDLLELYCGYGNFTLVLAKYFNKVLATELSKKNIMFLKNNCELNKIKNVDIARLRDDEVVMAMNKVREFNRLKNINLDEYNFSHIMLDPPRSGLGSSIELAKRIDNIIYISCNPNSAKEDLKILEKTHKLLKFELFDQFINSNHLECGFYLEKR, from the coding sequence TTGGATAAGTTTGAACTTACTTGCAAGGAATTTCAAATTCCTTGCGAAAAGATTTATAAAGATGGTTTAAGAACTAGAGTAAATTTTGCTTTATACCGTAACAATGAGAAAATATATTATGCAATGTTTGAAAATGGTAAAATAACCATAGAATTTAATACTGATTTTATATGTGAAAGCATTGAAAATATGATGCCTAATGTATTAAAAAAATTACCAAAAAATTATCAAGAAAAGTTATTTGAAATTAGATTTTTTAGCACTTCTTCTAGCATGAACATTTTATTTTTGTATCATAAAAATATTAGTGATTTAGATCCTAAAATATTGTATGATGTGCTAACAAATTTAACTGATTTAAAATTAAATATCGTTTTACAAGCTAGAAATCAGCGTAAATGTTATCCAAACGATATTTTAGAGCATTTTAGCAATGGGATTAAATATAAGTTTAATGATGAATGTTTTATTCAGCCTAGCTTAATTATGAATGAAAATATGCTAAATTTTGCAAAGAAATGTTTAGAAAATAAACCTTGTGATGATTTATTAGAGCTTTACTGTGGGTATGGTAATTTTACTTTAGTACTAGCTAAATATTTTAATAAAGTTTTAGCTACTGAGCTTAGTAAAAAAAATATTATGTTTTTGAAAAATAATTGTGAATTAAATAAAATAAAAAATGTTGATATTGCAAGGTTAAGAGATGATGAAGTAGTTATGGCTATGAATAAGGTAAGAGAGTTTAATCGTTTAAAAAATATAAATTTAGATGAATATAATTTTTCACATATAATGCTTGACCCACCTAGAAGTGGATTAGGTAGTAGTATTGAGTTAGCAAAAAGAATAGATAATATAATTTATATATCGTGTAATCCAAATAGTGCTAAAGAAGATTTAAAGATTTTAGAAAAAACACATAAATTATTAAAATTTGAATTATTTGATCAGTTTATAAATTCAAATCATTTAGAATGTGGATTTTATTTAGAAAAGAGGTAA